The DNA sequence CTAGCTAGTGCTTGCATCAGTCCACATATAAACAACTAATAATCCAGCTCGGAGAGGCGTGGGAAGGAGTATAAATAGCCATCAGGATGGGcaacagctgtgtgtgtgtgagtaggTGCACAGGTGTGTGGAGTTAAGGTAAAGGAGTCTGGGTGGATTGGAgatggcgacctctggtggtgagagggagaaaCACAGGGCCCGGACCCCTGACACTGTTTAGCGTTTATACCTTAAGCAACAGTTTGCTCAACAGTAGCTCaacaaatatgattttaacACAAGGAACCGTGTTTTGGTTTGTAATACTCACATTTGTAAACAGCCTCGTCGCTGTTCTCCGCCCTGTACGGTGATGACGTTTCCTCTCTCGTGGGCTTCTGGGATAGAAAACTttatgccacctactggtggtttagtgtcatttatttatcataaaCAAGCCAAgaccagcacaaaaacacaatcagcACAATATCCTGTAAGTATCATTATAGAAAAAAATCCCTTAAAAAtccctttttttcttcttcttcttcaaaatCACGCTGTGGGCTCTTAGCAGAATTAAAAGAActaaaaaaagtaatgtaattgCTGTGAGAAGAGCTGATCTGCCAaaatcaaaaacatatatacatatatgcatacaATAAACATATCAGTTTTTAATATATCTGTTACTGGATCCAGATGTCAAATTTTAGTGTctgcatcaaattaaatttacaaaagtgattttacatagaagatcaattaaatgcaagtGTCTAtatgtttcaaataacttttgtgaaaacatgtcaaaatatAGATGAAATAATGTTCCATCATCATTCAGCATaacagatatatttatataaaacaacatagttattctgacctgtacttattaaaatatgtcaaagaaaAAGTgatcatattatattttattatattttaaatgattaaaaacttcTTGCTAACAATTGGGTTAAACCTAGTGGTGTGAAGGATAGCGGCAaatataaagatttaaaatgacaattaatgaATATTCTGGGGCTACACTATATATGATCCTTAAATATAGTATTTGAATATGTCCtcaaatgatttttgttttaaatatgcctgatttgtatttatttattgctgtaaAACCCTTTTGTCTTTAAGTCATATACTAATTGACACATTTAAGCATCTACATCTGtgtatcataaaaaataaaaataaaaacaaaactgatgcTAATTaccaaatttttatttctaattctAAGATTATTCTGTtgctttattaaaataacaacagaTATCTAGgaagaagaaataaaaacatttgaaagtatAAAGTCAGGAAAAAAATGCTTATGTTTGTAACAAACACCCCTCAGTCTGTTGACAATGAAACAAGCtttaaatgagcattttcaGGAGATCTGAAGACATCAGCATAAtaaatgaggtgaaaacaggaactattgacatgaaataaagtgttttcaGCAGCTGTTAATACTGATGAGTCTCAGACGATCAACACTCATTCAACAAGACATTCAGGATCATCAGCAGATCATCTCACTTTATTCTGAGTGTTTCTGTTAGAAACTGATTATAAGAGTCAGGATAGAAGAGAAAAGCCTATAAAACATGCTCTACTGAAAGATAATACTGTTATTATCACAATATGACATGAAACATCAATAATAACACAAACACTAATGACACTCATCTTCATCAACCACTACAGGTTACAGCAGTCCATATGAATCTAAATAtagtcggtaacactttagaataatggtccgttgttgacaagtaactatgcaggaagtaataAGTAGTTctacattaacacttaacttaATACACTTAACTAATATAGaagcaagattaactaagcaATAAGTAATAGGTAATTTAGGACAGAGGTAGTTCCTTATTAGGTATTTGATAATTACTAAAGAAAAATATCGTCATTGAGAACTACTTAcgaactatgaccaattaataaagaataaccaattaattactaatcacaacagtaaaGTCTATAAAGTGAACAAttaggttctttgtggaaactaatttatgaatatttaatttaattattattattacatttacaaatgtaaataataaggAAATGATGCTCACGATTGGATTAGTTCACTATTATGAGCTCCATTCAGTTCAATTAATTATTGAtcaaacacaaattaacatCAAATAACGATGTTCTCTTGTCAAAAGCAATTTGTATCCTTAATGAAGACATTGACTGCATTCATATTGTTAAGCACAAAATCACATCTTCCAGATTACAATGTCTGGTAGAATATCACTAGTGCTTCACAGAAATGTACGGCTGTACAGTAGGCTATGTGTCAGATatgaaatatgttaaataagttTATTGTAAATTACTTGTGAACAACATGTTAACCCCTCACTAATGACTCGAGCGTTACCTTGTCAGTCCgcaggaactactagtgatctggaccattattttaaagtgaaaacatgTTAACCCCTCACTAATGACTCAAGCGTTACCTTGTCAGTCCgcaggaactactagtgatctggaccattattttaaagtgaaaacatgTTAACCCCTCACTAATGACTCAGCGTTACCTTGTCAGTCCgcaggaactactagtgatctggaccattattttaaagtgaaaacatgTTAACCCCTCACTAATATGCCACACTGCAAGAACTATATACAACATAAAAGAACTACAGTGATTGGgtgtaacattttttattataagcactgaaacatttaaatagaaGAAAACACTGCACACTGCAAAATGCACAACTGGGTGTGCAAGAATAAAAGCACTGTGAAAAATATAACattctaaaattaaatttcacaCAGTGATGAAACAGATAAGAAACTGAGCCACAGTAATATCTAGCACACAAATGCTCACTTACACAGGTACTAGCAATTTATTCATGAGCATACTCCAAAATATTAAACTCTGTATTGtcttttaatatcttttaaCAAACATCCTAGAGGACCTTCACGGTGGTTGTGTCCAAGCCAGTATGTCCACTCAATGCATTCCAAGTGTTCCTTCAACAGCTTTTCTGTCCTATTGCCTCTCAACCTCCAGACCTGGTTTTTATATGTTGACCATGCTCGTTCTATATTCTGGGTGTGGCCTCCATGAACTGGGTCAACAAACCACCTGCTATGATTCACAGTGTAGTGAGTGTAGCCAAGTGTGGTTAGAGCTCTCTTGTAGGGTCTCCATTCGTCACTCAAAATGGTTGATCCCTGGCGAACATGTCTTGAGATTACTGGAATCAGGTGATTTCTTGAGCGCTGTTCAACAAGCATAAAATTGGTCGTCTTCGATCACCCTTAATGGCCAAGATACCAAAGACCCACTTTTTCTTCTCCATGTTTCGCCAACTCTTCCTCGTccatactaaaaataaataaaataacattcaatAAGTGTCTTGCTTTTCTTTCCCTGTGAGAAGTGTTGTATTAACACCATTACACTTTTGTCTCTGATGACAAACTAAATATTCAAGATAACATTACAGTGTCCATACTTTTTAGATctactttttgtcttttaatcaTTCAATTAAATAACTGTCAAGAATAGCCAGTATAACTTTTACTCAAGCAAAACTTTCTGATGAACGCCTTAAAGGGGACATTGTGTgcacattttccacaagtttCAATTTTcaatgattctttagggtcttcatgaAATGTCTGTATTATACTTTAGTTAAAATTCCTCAATGATCGTGTAAAACAACTCCCTTTTTCCCTCTGTTCACAGTGACCCGTTTCAGTGCATTTATCTTTTAATGATAATGAGGTACTgctcaccccacccctctcttccgtggggcgTGCCAACACAAGACATGTGAAATGAATTGCTGCCTTGGACTCTGTATATGGCTTCAAATAGCTAGCTATCTATGACtatgtttacatggacatcaatactccaattttaatacgattaagacaatactctgattaagagtctaccatgcaaacagagatttttgatgaccttaatccggctaaagtcataatcgaagtaaacacaaatcgaattaagacatgtggagtattcctatttcagtcgcattattgaagtgcagtacagacatgtaaacaccttaatcacaaTATTACCGTCGTGCAGAACTTTTcgccgcattttgcgacaggatacgCACACGGCAGCggtcaaccgtttgacggcaaataaaagagcttcaacaccgccgtcgtctgtatgcacttacaaataattaactgcacttgaagctttcataaaattaaaatatgaatcacccaaaactgtatatggcatcatcaaGAAGAcaaactatatgtttatatgtgaaattcTGGGGGAGACGTCGGATGGCGTCGCATGGTGACGTAATGACATGTGCCATTAttcgatctatgtactataacatgtaaaacgggaacatgaaaggattattctaaaagcaactcatgtaaatacctcaatcataatattgtcttattcagaataaggtaaataattggattactgatgtccatgtaaacgtagtcactgTAGAAACTGGCTGCAGATTGAAACAGCTCACAGGTTTCAGTTTCATTCTCAGAAAGCCCAAAACGAACCGGCTGCATGTTTTCTTTTCGGCTTTTCTGAGCTGGTAGATATGCCAGAAACCTAAATaggtgcaaaaaataaataaataaataaataaataaataaaaatttaatctgATGTCCTCTTTAAGAGTTTCTGTATAAAAGGGAGCAAGCcgaaggaagagagagagagagacagagagtttATGCCAAAACATGTTGCTCCAATCATGCTGCTCCTTGCTTTGTTTTACCCTTTCAACAGAcagtttattttagtacatttgaTTTGAAAGTTGCACTACAGCCATTATATATTATagccttaaaaataaataccttTCTTTTGTGACGGAAGTTGCTTTCATCAATAATGACAAACTCTGTCCTGCCCCCCACAAACTGTCCTGTCTTTCTCTTGTACTTTCTCAAAGCTTTTTTACAGACCATTCTTAGCTTCTTTGTCATTTTGCTCAGTGTTGCTGAGCTTCCGGCTATGCCGTCCTGGATCATATCCACCTGACGTAATCTCAGTCCTTGACAATATCTGTTAACAAGACTGAAAATAGattgtgtgtaaaaagattcACATTGGTCACTGCATTATCACAAAGATGTTTGTTTTAACATATTTGCTCTAAGGCAATGGTTATCAAACTTTTTATGCCAAGTACCACCTCAGAAAACATTTGGCTCTCCAGCTACCACCATAATGatcaacattaaaatacagtagtgTAACGACATTAACAGTGAAGCCAAGAGCAAGATATGCTTCgtcatattttctgcatttaGATTTGAAAGACCTGCCTGGGTCTGTACAACTTCTATGGCCTTTCTCTTCCCTTTTGCAAACCAATCCATATCCTACTCTACATCCGttggctgttttattttttccttctcttttctttttctgctgaTGGCCCATTACAACAATACACCCAGATAGCATCATATTTTCGGCCCAGATacggcccacatctggcacaTGTGGAATGATGATCTGGCCCACATGTAGCGTGGAATGATGGCACTTAGGTGGAccgctcctgtttgccagatctGGACCAAAAGCAGGCCATAGCAATGCCACATGTCAGCCAAGAGCAAAGAAATAAACCTGAGCCACAAAAtcttcatatattatttatagagtCCTCTCAGCTTGTTAAAAAGcaaaatcactgaaggaaagaagagaacagaaaaaagagacaaacagaaactcaagaactacaactgacttcagccacagccttacatgaaatctctgaagatctctaCAGACAACtacacaaacagcatcaccagcttcacttattactaaccagactgactttatttctgttaaagGTCTACAGaagttcttattgagaattaacagaggtttaaaTCTAacgtttgtttcatttgaagtctgATTGCTGATATTTGTGTGTGTCAGTGCTGTTccctttttttatatatattcaaactGACGTTGCAATTCACATTGTAATAACACAGGGTTTGTAACGTGATAGCATTATATTACACAGCTTCAGGATTCAAATAATTTCAGTGAATCAGGCCATTACGTGACAATTGTGAAACCATCAACAACAAACTCTCATGTACTGCAAATGTGTCAAACACACTGTCACAGCAGCCAACGAAAAACAACAATTAATAGTAAGAGTTAAGATCCAAGCTAATGGAAACACCAGTCACCattatggtgacttcaaatgaaacaaacgtTAGAtttaaacctctgttaattctcaataagaacttCTGTAGACctttaacagaaataaagtcagtctggttagtaataagtgaagctggtgatgctgtttgtgtaGTTGTCTGtagagatcttcagagatttcatgtaaggctgtggctgaagtcagttgtagttcttgagtttctgtttgtctcttttttctgttctcttctTTCCTTTAGTGATTTTGCTTTTTAACAAGCTGAGAGGactctataaataatatatgaagaTTTTTTGGCTCAGGTTTATTTCTTTGCTCTTGGCTGACATGTGGCATTGCTATGGCCTGCTTTTGGTCCagatctggcaaacaggagcggTCCACCTAAGTGCCGTCATTCCACGCTACATGTGGGCCAGATCATCATTCCACAtgtgccagatgtgggccgtATCTGGGCCGAAAATATGATGCTATCTGGGCAGCATTATCACAAAGAAATGAACTCACTCGGTTACCTGACTGATTTACAATGCATAAATTAATGTCTGTTTACATTTCCCGTagttattgtttaattatattattacctGCTCTCTATAAAATCAGTGAGGTGCATTTCTGTAATTCATACCGGTAAATAAAAGTCATCCAGCTGTGTAAGGTGGTCCTGCTCTTTTCGAATATCGATCCAGCTCTGCAGTTCTTTGTAAATTTCCTAGTATGTGATCTTCTGCGGCATACCCTAAATCACCACATTCGGCATTAGTATAGgagtttataaaattattttaatgaattatgtTAGTTTTCTTACCACTGATATCCATCCCGTGTATGTGTCTTTTGTAGATTCATCGATTCCTTACAGAGGTTACACGTCATTCTTGACTTAATTAgattatgtttttgtaaaaaatcgatcattttttTCGTCCCTTTTCTATCCCTGTGATTACAGAGGGAGAGAATTTTCTTCTCAAGTCCCATAATTGCAGGCAATTGTTACCATCTACTATCAACTTGAAAATGCACGGATTTCACAGACGTTGGTATAGCGCCTTTTTCACGGTCATGACTCCGGAAGTACTgcctaaattaattattttaaagtttttcttttctttctttcttttttctttcttttcagttttcaggaaatattttaatttaaaataaaataaaagcagattctatgttaatgtttatgtccttatttttcaatatgtaaacattttactgatttattaaaattcacttacacacttaaaaatagtaatttgtattttgtatccAAGTTAAACATTTACTTCCTCATATTTTAATCAAGTTGTTTTACTATTATCCTGGTTCATAGAATCGGATCCGACTCAAATGATcaaatgaatcaaataaaatctaaaCGTTACAAGATGACACTGGTTCCATTTAAaggagaaaatattaaaataaagaacatAATTAAAGTTTTGGAAGACTTAAAACTGAGTGGAATAATGCCTACGGTCAACTACATATCGTATTGGGACAATATACTCGAAGAATCGTTTCCAGCAGTAGAATTCACGTGCAGAGATGGATGTTTCTGCAACGTTGCGTTGACGCGTCGCCATATTGGAGTTAGCGAATGCGATAGTTCACAATCAGAAGACAGCATGGCGGCGGAGGGAGAGCGCAAAACTGTCCGCAAGAGAAATGCACCTCATCGACTAATTGAGGATGACAAGGAAGAAGCCGGTAATGTATTGtgtcatttatgtttttgtttttttatgttagtATCGTGTCCAGTGTTCACGACTGTGGCCCTCGAAATCCACtttactgcagagtttagctcaaacTTTGGTCAGTCTCACCATATCTTTCTAGCAATCCTGgggaccttgattagcttgttcaggtgtgtttaattaaggCTGAAAGTGGATTTCAAGGGCCAGAGTTGAGATTGAGTTGAATAATCTTTTTGGTTATAAGCAGCCGTTGACAATTTGTTTGCAAGCAAACTAGCTAGCTAGCTAACGTTATGTAAAGTAAGTTCAAGGCCAAACATTATCAAACACTTCATTTTCCTTTCTCGCCAGGTATCTTAACTGAATCCTggtggattttattttattttatttgtttaacgtTATTTGCGTAGAGATGCATAAAGGTTGGCACCAGacactttttaatgttaatggctaattgtgtttttttcccccctcttaattaaaaaaagcttaatcttgttaaacagacacacacacacacatttttgcgATTTTCACATATAatgtttaaacatatttatagcctaattttagatttagattatAATAACAGGCtatcagattttttaaaaaaaaatcacccttACTCCCAAAAGACATGAAAGTGAGTTGCTGTTAAACTCGGAAACAATTTAAGTAAACTTTATAGTTTTTAAACAATGTGTGTTTCATGTGTCTAACACCATTCTAAATTATGTTTGATAGAttacttgtttgttttatattccAGCACAAGCGCCAACCCAACAGGTGACCATCAATAAACTCAAAGAAGAAAACTCTTTTTTGAAGTCTAAAGTTAAGTTCCTAGAAGAAAAATGCAAAGATGTGGAAAATGAGAGAGATTTTCTTGAGCAGTTTAACCAATGGTGAGAACTGTTTCagattgtttgttatttgtccacattattattatttatttttaaaatgtattattattattactactactactatgaCCATTTTGGcaaacatttgattaaaaaaatacaatatgttaatgtaaaagaaaaaactcTGT is a window from the Onychostoma macrolepis isolate SWU-2019 chromosome 03, ASM1243209v1, whole genome shotgun sequence genome containing:
- the LOC131535836 gene encoding uncharacterized protein LOC131535836; the protein is MGLEKKILSLCNHRDRKGTKKMIDFLQKHNLIKSRMTCNLCKESMNLQKTHTRDGYQWVCRRRSHTRKFTKNCRAGSIFEKSRTTLHSWMTFIYRLVNRYCQGLRLRQVDMIQDGIAGSSATLSKMTKKLRMVCKKALRKYKRKTGQFVGGRTEFVIIDESNFRHKRKYGRGRVGETWRRKSGSLVSWPLRVIEDDQFYAC